In Streptomyces sp. NBC_00683, the DNA window TTCCGGCGTTCGGGTGTTCGGTCGCGAGGGTGACGATCGCGTCGGTGCCCTCCGTGACGGTCTGGGTGCCTCGGTGGCCGTTGAAGTCGGTGGCGGTGAAGCCGGGGTCGGCCGCGTTCACCCGGATGTCCGTCAAAGCTTTGGCGTACTGGGTGGTCAGCATCGTCACCGCCGCCTTGGAGGCGGTGTACAGCGGCATCGGGAACTGCGACTCGACGCGCTCGGGGTCGTGGGTCAGGGCCTGTGATCCCATGCCGCTGCTGACGTTCACCACGGCCGGATGCTGCGCCTTGCGCAGCAACGGCAGGAACGCGCTGGTCACGCGGACGATGCTGACGACGTTCATCTCGAAGACGTGCGAGGCGTCGGCCGCGGTGAGCTGCTCGGCGGGCACGGCCGGTCCGGGGACGCCGGCGTTGTTGATGAGGGTGTCGATGCGGCCTTCTTGGGCCGCGATGTCGGCGACGGCCGCGGCGACGGAGGTGTCGTCGGTGACGTCGATCAGAACGAAGCGGGCGCCGAGCTCGGTGGCGGCGGCCTGGCCGCGCTCCGGGTCGCGGGCGCCGAGGAGGACGGTGTGCCCCAGGGAGGCGAGGCGGCGGGCGGTCTCGAAGCCGAGGCTCTTGTTGGCCCCGGTGATGAAGGTGATGTTCATGGATCCAGCATCGACACCGGGGCGGGAAGCAACCAGAGAAAGCCATTCGGTAGGAAAACGGGTACCACCCTCACCGGCCCGGCGCGCCGCACAATGGGATCATGAGCGCAGACGAGACCGGTTTGGGCGCCACGATCCGTTCCTGGCGCAATCGGCTGACCCCGGCCGCCGCGGGACTCCCGGCACGGCACGGCCGCAGAACCTCCGGTCTGCGCCGCGAGGAGCTGGCCGAGCTCGCCGGTCTGTCCGTCGACTACATCGTGCGCCTGGAACAGGGGCGCTCCACCACCCCCTCGGCCCAGGTCGCCGGGGCTCTCTCCCGCGCTCTGCACCTGAACCGCGCCGAGCGCGATCACCTGTACCAGCTGGCCGGCCTGCGCGCGCCGGACGACAACACGATCAGCGAGCACATCCCGCCCGGCATGCAGCGCGTCATCCAGCGGCTGGGCGATACCCCGGTGGCGGTCTTCGCCGCGGACTGGCGCCTGCTGTGGTGGAACCGCAGCTGGGCCGCACTCCTCGGCGACCCCGCCACGATCCCACCGGACGAACGCAGCCTCGTGCGCGCCCGCTTCCCCGTCGCCTCCGACCGCGGGCAGCTCGCCACCTGGCCGGTCACCGAGCTGGACCCCGAAGCATCGGACCGCGCCATCGTCGCGGACCTGCGCAGGGCCTCCGCCCGCTACCCCAACGACCCGCGACTGACTCGCCTGCTGCGCAGAACCATCGACGGCAACCCGCGCTTCGCCGAGCTGTGGCAAGAGGGCGCCGTCGCCAACCACACGGAGGACCGCAAGACCGTCCGACACCCGTCCGTCGGCGATATCACGGTCAACTGCGACATCCTCACAGCGACCGATACCGACCTCAAGGTCGTCATCTACACGACCGAGCTCGACAGTGAAGACGCCACCAAACTCGACCTCACACGCGTCACCGGCACCGCCCCCTCCCGGTCCGTGTGAATTGCGGGCTTGTCCAACTACTTCGGATCGGTAAGGACCTTCTGCTTCAGGCAGCGCGCGGCGTCGGCCCAAGGCGGACTGCAGCCGGTTCGGTCCGGGCCGGTCCAGCACGAGCTCATCTCTCCTCGCCCTCGGCGATGCGGGCGGCGAGGTAGCCGGCCCGGCCCAGCTCTCACTTGCCGGTTGGCCCCACCGATGGGCGGTGGAGGCGGTGATACCGAACAGGTCGCTAACGATCACCGGAGGCAGTTCCGTGACCGCCTCGATCATGGCGGTGTTGCGGGCGCTGAGGATGGGCAGGCCGTTGGCACGCATGAGGGTCAGAACCGATGCCGCGGCGCGTGGATCTGCTGCTCCAGCAGGGCTGCCAGGGTAGGCGGAAGCAGGACGGGGTGGTGGGCAAAGGTGAAGTACGCGCGGCCTTCCCGGGTGCTGTAGCGGTCGGTGGTGAACTCAACAACGCGGCTGACCTGCTCGACATCGACCCCCGACAACTCCGCTGAGGATCACTGGCCCGCCGTTAGGACGTGATCACGGCGGGGTTTCCCTCGCTCCAGACGCTGGTGATCCTGCGGTGCGTGAACCGCCAGCCGTCCGGGGTGCGGCGCAGCCGGTCGTCGTAGCGACCCCCGCCAAGGAACTTCTCGCCATCGGGCAGGCCAAGGCGGACATGCTGGGCCTGGTAGTAGCACGTGTGCTCGGCCTCGTCACCCTGCACTGCGGCGACATGGTTGCCGTTCAGATGATGGGTGGCGTCGAAGCGCTCCACGCTGGTGCTGATCCTGGCAACGATCGCGTCAGGCCCGCAGAGCCGTTCTCCCGAACCGCTGTACTCCCAGCAAGCGTCATCGGTGAACAACGCGCCCAGTGCCTCCCAGTCCCTGGTGTCCACGGACGTCGCATACGCGATCACGGCGTCCACGATCGCGGCGCGGTCTGCGAGTTCCCGAAGCATTGAGCCGCCTTCCGGTTTGGTACACGATTTGATACGGAGTACATGATTGGTGACTGTCGAGCCCGGCGGAAGAAGGCACATTCATGTCCCACAGTCACATCGATGTATCAGCCCTGGCCAGCGAGGCGTGCCCGGTCTCGGAGGTCCTCGATCACGTCTCCGGGAAGTGGAGCATCGGCATCCTGGTAGCCGCTGCGCAGGGTCCGGTTCGGTTCACGGAGCTGGAACGTTCGATCAGAGGGATCAGCAGGCGCATGCTCACGCTCAAGCTGCGCAAGCTGGAGCGGGACGGCTTGCTCGTACGCACCGTCCATCCGGTCGTTCCGCCCAAGGTCGAGTACACGCTGACGGAGATGGCCCAGGAACTCCACAAGTCGCTGCTGGAACTCACCGACTGGGCCAAGCGACACGGCGGCACGGTCGCCGCCGCCCAAGCCGCCTACGACCGCGAACACAACGGCTGACGGCAGCCGCCGCCCAGAAATACTCCGTACGACTTCAAGACCAGACGGTCACCCACGTGCGGAAAACGGACTAGGGGCTGACCAGAGGAAAAGGGCAGGCTCGGGACCTGTCGAATGTTGCATTCGATGCAACACATCTCGTTCGTACCCGCCTCACCACAGCCACGACAGCCATTCCGGCCACTCCCGGTAGAGGCCGCGCGGGCCCTTCCACCCGCCCTGGCCCCCGCGCGTACCGCCCGCACCCCGACCAACTGACCGCCGCGCCTGGCCGCCCCGGGGTGACCGGAACCCGCTCCCGGAGACATGGGCGAGACGGTCCCGAGAGCGGTCGCCGGTTCCATCGGCCCGGGCCATGTGCCCTTCACCACAGGGACACGATGCACTGGAGGCGGGATGGACAACGGGGCAGCTCTACAGACGGCAAGCGGCCAACACCCAGGAGGCAGCAGACGAAGACGGGCGCACACCGGTGTGTCGCGGCGGCGACGGTGGTCCCTCTGCGCCTTGCCGGCGGCAGCCGCCGCGATCGCCGCGCTGCTGACGGCTCCGACGGCAACGGCCGCCGCCGTACCGGCGCCCTGCCCGCAACTCCCTTGCGAAGGGACCGATCCGGGCCAGGTAACGGCATGGCAGCCCGGCGGTGCGCCGAAGGTCCTGAAGGAGACGACGCTGGCCTCCGGCACCCGGATCACCCTGTACACCGGCAAGCCGGACTGGGACGCCGGCCGTACCTACGCGTGGGCGCAGGTGCAACTCGGCTCCGGGGTCGCAAAAGCGCGCGTGTGGCTGCGGGCCGAGGAGAACTGGGGTGACGGCATCAACACCACGACGACGCTGGAGCACCCGCGTTCGTACCGTGACACCACAGGAACCACCGGCATGTTCCAGTACTCCACCGCGATCCCCCAGGGGGCGTACACCAACAGCGCCTGCGTGAGCGACGGCACCGAGCGCGCGTGCGTCGCCTCCTACGGAGCCGAGGTGGTCCCGGTCGGACCGTGCGAGGGCTGGTGTTCGGACGCAGACCCTGACGCGATCCCGGCGTCCGACTGGTCGTACGTCGAACGCTCCACCACCGACCGGGTCGAACTGCCGTCGGGGGCGTACGTGCAGAAAGCCGACGGACGGCTGCAGCAGGGCACCTACCTCGGCTGGGCCGAGGGCGGACTTCCGGCGGGTGGCCGGTTCTGGCTGGAGGCATGGCAGGGGCAGGGCCGCTGGGGGCAGGTGTACACCGAGTTCACCCCCGCCGCCGCCTCACGTACGACGACGGGCTCCACCCGCGCGTACTCGTGGCTGCCGGAACTGCGAGCCTGCGTCAGTGACGCGACGGGCACCGAGTGCACCCGGGACGCGGACGTGACGGCCACAGCCCCCACCCAGGCGCCGTGTGCGGAACTCCCGTGCACGGGCATAGACCCGGCAAGTGTCACCGAGTGGATGCCGACCTACGATCCTGATGTGGTGGAGGACGCCAACATCTATCTGGGTGGCCGGTTCACGATCTACCGGGGCCGCCCCACCTGGGACCCGTACCACATGTACTACTGGGGCAAGGCGGAACTCCCGCCCGGCCGTGACGACGTCTCCGCCACCCTGATGAAGCATGCCTCCGGCGGCGCCGACTCCCGCACCACCCGGCCCGAACCTCTGCCCGACGCCCGGCTGACGGCCTCGGGCACGACGAAGATGGTCGCGCTGGACCCGCTGTCGGGCGAAGAGATCGCCGGGCTGGTCGTGGATGGCAAAAAGTGGGCATTCGCCACCCATCAGGGAAACAACATCTACCAGACGTCGACCCAAGGCCCGATCGGCCCGTGCGCACCGGGTCAGGCGTGCGAGGGCGTCGCTCCTGGCACCGTGACCGCGTGGGCCTCGGTGGCGACCGACTGGGCGACGGCGACGCTACCAAGCGGTGCCAGGGTCACGCTGGCCGGCTCCCGACCGCAGTGGTCGGTCACCGACTACTACGCCTGGGCCAGCACGGACACCCAGGGCGTGACGGCGTGGCTGGAGGACAAGCGGCCCGGCAGCCCGTACGAGAAGGTCGCCGACGCCGGCACCATGAAGGCGACAGACGGCCGATCCGTCCGCGCGTGCCTCAGTGACGGCACGACGACGAGGTGCACGACGCCCCTGGGGTGACGCACACGGGTGGGTCGAGAAGCGCGGCTCGGATGCGGCGAGTGGTCCGCTGCCCCGCAGAGACCGAGCCGCCCGTCCCGCCCGGAAAACACCTCGGCCGGTTGTGGTGCCCCAGTGGTGCGTGGGGCACAACAACCGGCCGAGGTAGCACCGGCGTCGGATCAGTTCGTGCGTTACGCCAGCAGGGCGCCGAGGAGCATGCCACCGAGCAGGCCGACGGCGCTGACCACGATGGCGGGCACGGCGAGCCGCTCGTGCCGGACGGTCTTGGCGATGATGGCCAGCACCAGGCCGATCACGCCGAAGACGATCGGCAGAAGGATCAGCGAGATCACGCCCAGCACCATCGCGATGATGCTCAGCACGTTGCCGGTCGACGCGCGCTGCGGTGCACCGTGGGGCTGCTGGCCGGTCGGTTGGTTTCCGTACTGC includes these proteins:
- a CDS encoding winged helix-turn-helix transcriptional regulator, which translates into the protein MSHSHIDVSALASEACPVSEVLDHVSGKWSIGILVAAAQGPVRFTELERSIRGISRRMLTLKLRKLERDGLLVRTVHPVVPPKVEYTLTEMAQELHKSLLELTDWAKRHGGTVAAAQAAYDREHNG
- a CDS encoding SDR family NAD(P)-dependent oxidoreductase — translated: MNITFITGANKSLGFETARRLASLGHTVLLGARDPERGQAAATELGARFVLIDVTDDTSVAAAVADIAAQEGRIDTLINNAGVPGPAVPAEQLTAADASHVFEMNVVSIVRVTSAFLPLLRKAQHPAVVNVSSGMGSQALTHDPERVESQFPMPLYTASKAAVTMLTTQYAKALTDIRVNAADPGFTATDFNGHRGTQTVTEGTDAIVTLATEHPNAGTGRFIDRFGPVSW
- a CDS encoding nuclear transport factor 2 family protein; this translates as MLRELADRAAIVDAVIAYATSVDTRDWEALGALFTDDACWEYSGSGERLCGPDAIVARISTSVERFDATHHLNGNHVAAVQGDEAEHTCYYQAQHVRLGLPDGEKFLGGGRYDDRLRRTPDGWRFTHRRITSVWSEGNPAVITS
- a CDS encoding helix-turn-helix transcriptional regulator, whose translation is MSADETGLGATIRSWRNRLTPAAAGLPARHGRRTSGLRREELAELAGLSVDYIVRLEQGRSTTPSAQVAGALSRALHLNRAERDHLYQLAGLRAPDDNTISEHIPPGMQRVIQRLGDTPVAVFAADWRLLWWNRSWAALLGDPATIPPDERSLVRARFPVASDRGQLATWPVTELDPEASDRAIVADLRRASARYPNDPRLTRLLRRTIDGNPRFAELWQEGAVANHTEDRKTVRHPSVGDITVNCDILTATDTDLKVVIYTTELDSEDATKLDLTRVTGTAPSRSV